Proteins from a single region of Runella sp. SP2:
- a CDS encoding glycoside hydrolase family 3 N-terminal domain-containing protein, with translation MKIFWTNSIVGIIISAGAAMGLVGSYHKATDGKPAQQWALKEDNTPSKAVFEANRWADSVFNNLTLEEKIGQVFMVATYSDRNETYYRHVDNLIKNHHIGGLIFFKGGPSRQAKLVNRYQALSKVPLMVGIDGEWGLGMRLDSIDDFPKQMTLGAIQDNQYIYKMGRMIGRQCQLAGIQVNFAPVADINSNPRNPVIGLRSFGEDRENVTAKAAAYMKGLQHQRVIATAKHFPGHGDTGTDSHFTLPVLSHSTDHLTQTDLYPFQKLIADSLTGIITGHLYVPVLDNRPHLASSLSEKIVTDLLKKQMGFQGLVFTDAMNMKGVVRGRTPVEANIKALVAGNDVLLYPESVIESVRRIKEGVSRGTIPMDVIDEKVRKILRAKYWTGLHLTKPIPVVALNASLQAPEVKALTRDLCEQAVTLVRNDNQLLPLSSLDTCTFASIAIGGGGINLFQQTLSKYAPFKHIVYADKPTTNQEIEGLVAQTANANVVMVSLHDTRRNFNRPFTITPATVELLNRLQQKAKVIVSIFATPYALKQLPVTSAVVCAYENLPDLEVVAAEQIFGALPFKGKLPVSIENTYELGTGIITPSLNRIQIGYPEQVSMSAEVLNKIDTLVERSIQARIFPGCQVVVARKGRVVFQRSYGTLTYDNLNEKVTNETLYDVASVTKVAATLQAVMYLHEEGVLDLKQKAAHYLPELVGTNKAAITIEELLLHRSGLVSFYPKLWERTKTGGGGLMTEYYSSIRDSVYSMQIAPKLFAKPALRDSVWKGIIQSPMRKEVNGKHSFVYSDLGILVLQKVVERITNQPLDEFLGQNFYEPLGMMTTTYLPLGRFPESQIAPTENDFSYRNQLLRGTVHDQMAAVYGGVAGHAGLFSTAYDLAILMQMNLQKGHYGDRRYFQEETLPLFSKMYDSAHHRGLGWDKAPTSGESNFVASVASSSSFGHSGFTGTMVWVDPKEELVFVMLSNRVHPNAENNEINRKRIRRRVHEIVYQAIRKDGK, from the coding sequence ATGAAGATTTTTTGGACGAATTCTATTGTAGGAATTATCATAAGTGCAGGTGCTGCGATGGGGCTAGTGGGCTCATACCACAAAGCAACCGACGGAAAGCCAGCACAACAATGGGCGCTAAAAGAAGACAATACTCCCTCTAAAGCGGTTTTTGAGGCAAATCGCTGGGCAGATAGCGTATTTAATAATTTAACCCTCGAAGAAAAAATCGGGCAGGTTTTTATGGTTGCCACCTATTCGGACCGTAATGAAACCTACTATCGACACGTGGATAACCTCATTAAAAATCACCATATCGGCGGCCTTATTTTTTTCAAAGGAGGCCCTTCGCGGCAAGCAAAACTCGTAAACCGCTATCAAGCGCTTTCAAAAGTGCCCCTGATGGTGGGTATCGACGGAGAATGGGGGCTAGGAATGCGCCTCGACAGCATCGACGATTTCCCCAAACAAATGACCCTCGGTGCCATTCAGGATAATCAATATATTTATAAAATGGGGCGGATGATTGGCCGTCAGTGCCAGTTGGCGGGTATCCAAGTCAATTTTGCACCCGTTGCCGACATCAACTCAAACCCCCGTAACCCCGTGATTGGACTACGCTCGTTTGGCGAAGACCGCGAGAATGTAACCGCCAAAGCGGCTGCGTATATGAAGGGACTTCAACACCAACGGGTAATCGCCACTGCCAAACACTTCCCAGGCCATGGCGATACGGGCACCGACTCCCACTTTACCTTACCTGTGCTTTCACACTCGACCGACCATCTGACCCAAACCGACTTATATCCTTTTCAAAAACTGATTGCTGACAGCCTTACGGGCATTATCACGGGGCATTTATACGTCCCCGTGCTTGACAATCGTCCTCACCTTGCCTCTTCTCTTTCCGAAAAAATAGTAACCGATTTGCTCAAAAAACAAATGGGCTTTCAGGGATTGGTCTTTACTGATGCCATGAACATGAAAGGTGTAGTGCGTGGCCGAACGCCCGTTGAAGCTAACATAAAAGCATTGGTAGCAGGAAATGACGTACTGCTATACCCCGAAAGCGTGATTGAGTCGGTGCGGCGTATCAAAGAAGGGGTATCGAGAGGGACGATTCCGATGGATGTTATCGACGAAAAAGTTCGCAAAATATTAAGAGCTAAGTATTGGACAGGCTTGCACCTTACCAAGCCAATTCCCGTTGTCGCCCTCAACGCATCGCTACAGGCCCCCGAAGTAAAAGCCCTCACCCGTGATTTGTGCGAACAAGCCGTCACTTTGGTACGAAACGATAACCAACTCCTGCCACTTTCATCGCTCGATACGTGTACTTTTGCCTCAATTGCCATCGGCGGCGGGGGTATCAATCTCTTCCAACAAACTTTGAGCAAATATGCCCCGTTCAAGCATATTGTGTATGCCGACAAACCTACCACCAACCAAGAAATAGAAGGTCTGGTGGCACAAACCGCCAACGCCAACGTGGTGATGGTTAGTTTGCACGATACCCGACGCAATTTTAACCGTCCTTTTACCATTACCCCTGCTACGGTTGAGCTTCTCAACCGCTTGCAACAAAAAGCCAAGGTGATTGTGAGCATTTTTGCCACCCCTTACGCCTTGAAGCAACTGCCCGTCACTTCCGCAGTGGTATGTGCTTACGAAAACCTACCCGACCTGGAAGTAGTGGCTGCGGAGCAAATTTTTGGGGCGTTGCCATTCAAAGGTAAATTACCCGTTTCCATTGAAAACACCTACGAGCTAGGCACGGGCATTATTACTCCTTCGCTCAATCGGATACAAATCGGCTACCCAGAACAGGTGAGTATGAGTGCCGAGGTGTTGAACAAAATTGACACCCTCGTAGAACGCTCGATTCAGGCGCGCATTTTCCCAGGCTGCCAAGTAGTAGTAGCGCGCAAAGGACGCGTGGTGTTTCAGCGGAGCTACGGCACCTTGACTTATGATAATCTCAATGAAAAAGTAACCAACGAAACCCTCTACGACGTAGCGTCGGTGACCAAGGTAGCCGCAACCCTCCAAGCAGTGATGTACCTACACGAAGAAGGTGTTTTGGACTTAAAACAAAAAGCGGCACACTATTTGCCTGAACTCGTAGGAACAAACAAAGCGGCAATTACCATCGAAGAGCTACTGCTACACCGTTCGGGCTTGGTGTCATTTTATCCCAAACTTTGGGAGCGTACCAAAACAGGCGGCGGCGGGCTGATGACCGAGTATTACAGCTCGATTCGTGACAGCGTATATTCGATGCAAATTGCCCCCAAGCTTTTTGCCAAACCCGCCCTACGCGACTCGGTTTGGAAAGGTATCATCCAGTCACCGATGCGTAAAGAGGTCAATGGGAAGCATTCGTTTGTGTATAGTGATTTGGGGATTTTGGTGCTACAAAAAGTAGTCGAACGAATCACCAATCAGCCGTTAGATGAGTTTTTGGGGCAAAATTTCTACGAACCACTCGGAATGATGACGACGACCTATTTGCCTTTGGGGCGTTTTCCAGAAAGTCAGATTGCACCTACTGAAAACGACTTTTCGTACCGAAATCAGTTGCTTCGGGGTACAGTTCATGACCAAATGGCGGCGGTTTATGGCGGGGTGGCGGGCCATGCGGGCTTGTTCAGTACTGCTTACGACTTAGCCATTTTGATGCAAATGAACCTACAAAAGGGACACTACGGCGACCGTCGATATTTTCAAGAAGAAACCCTACCCTTATTTTCAAAAATGTATGACTCAGCCCACCACCGTGGGTTGGGCTGGGACAAAGCTCCCACCAGCGGGGAGAGCAATTTTGTGGCTTCCGTGGCTTCATCAAGTTCGTTTGGGCATTCAGGTTTTACGGGCACCATGGTGTGGGTTGACCCTAAAGAAGAGCTTGTGTTTGTGATGTTGTCAAACCGTGTGCATCCTAATGCCGAAAACAACGAAATCAACCGAAAACGAATCCGTCGGAGGGTCCACGAAATCGTTTATCAGGCCATTCGCAAAGACGGAAAATAA
- a CDS encoding TonB-dependent receptor, translating to MLRQFTALLAMLLLSFATFAQTGTLRGTITDAKTKETLIGATVRIGGTQFGAATDINGFFSFAKVPAGSYTVEVTYVSYNTETIPNVKIEADKVTEINTVLIESAATLAEVKVVATRQTNTEVSVISEIKASQNIVSGISSQQIARSLDRDAAQVVKRVPGITIVGDRFINIRGLNSRYNNVMLHNAFTPSMETDVKSFSFDIIPSSQIDRLLIFKSPAAELPGEFAGGVVKIFTKNIPDQTSIVFDYGVSIRQGTSFGDFFQPEQGKNYWMGFNNGYQDIPSSFPKKNLNFATPAELELAGRALRNNWTTNRTLAVPDQRYSLTGNFKFQAGNIRFGNVTALNYSDARTAFEINRKDFNESNNDQQSVIYNYNDAQSNRNIRVGVLHNWSVRFNENHSVDFKNLFNQLSNSSTVNRTGRNLESNFSPDSYSFDQVYRGIYTGQITGNHKFNNKKTLVDWVVGYNNAYRDQPDYRRYRSDIDESNGQRTLYVPVGTAAAFFLGRFSSEMRESAVTGGVNLTQKLELKNGSEVEFKAGTYYESKERDFKARNLGYVRTSRTNPEILGGSIEQLFQPANINNTDGIRIDEQTNNSDSYKASNDLLAFYGSANVPLAKKLNLIAGVRYEANTQKLSSATINGEPVNVSFPVNKLLPSLNLTYNFSEKSLLRAAYGRTLNRPEFRELAPFAFYDFDYNIVYKGNPEVQTANVDNYDLRYEWYPTPNEVVSLAGFYKYFTNPIEVIVVPGAGSGGAKTFTFANAKSSVSSGMELEVRKGLASFGSSPVLQNMSLLFNAALIFSRIKLGTLGLGQSDDRPLQGQSPYIVNVGLNYNNTQSGLQVNLLYNVIGRRIFAAGFEGYPDIYEMPRNVLDITFSKEVGKRWVVKGGVTDILNQTNVLLQNGNGDKKFDRKNDQLIQTYRPGRMLQFGFSYRIL from the coding sequence ATGTTACGACAATTTACTGCCTTACTGGCGATGCTTCTTCTGAGTTTTGCCACATTTGCCCAAACAGGAACACTTCGCGGAACAATCACCGATGCCAAAACAAAAGAAACGCTTATTGGCGCAACCGTACGCATCGGTGGAACTCAATTTGGAGCTGCTACCGATATTAACGGCTTCTTTTCCTTTGCAAAAGTACCCGCAGGAAGCTATACAGTAGAAGTTACTTATGTTTCTTACAATACAGAGACGATTCCAAACGTAAAAATTGAGGCTGACAAAGTAACCGAAATCAATACCGTGCTTATCGAGTCGGCCGCTACACTTGCTGAAGTAAAAGTAGTGGCGACCCGCCAAACCAACACAGAAGTGTCGGTGATTAGTGAAATCAAGGCTTCGCAGAATATTGTTAGCGGAATTTCGTCGCAGCAAATCGCCCGCTCCCTCGACCGCGATGCCGCACAGGTGGTAAAACGCGTACCTGGGATTACGATTGTGGGTGACCGTTTTATTAACATTCGCGGTCTCAACTCTCGCTACAATAACGTGATGCTTCATAATGCCTTTACTCCTTCGATGGAAACCGACGTAAAGTCATTCTCGTTTGATATTATTCCTAGCTCCCAAATCGACCGTTTGTTGATTTTTAAAAGTCCTGCGGCCGAGCTCCCTGGCGAATTTGCAGGAGGTGTTGTTAAAATTTTTACCAAAAACATCCCTGACCAAACAAGTATCGTATTCGACTATGGGGTGAGCATTCGTCAGGGAACATCTTTTGGCGACTTTTTCCAACCAGAACAGGGCAAAAATTATTGGATGGGCTTCAACAATGGCTACCAAGATATTCCAAGTAGTTTTCCTAAGAAAAACCTAAACTTTGCCACTCCTGCTGAACTTGAACTTGCAGGAAGAGCGCTTCGCAACAACTGGACTACAAACCGTACGTTGGCAGTTCCTGACCAGCGGTATTCGTTAACTGGAAACTTCAAGTTCCAAGCAGGAAATATCCGTTTTGGAAACGTCACCGCCCTCAATTATAGCGATGCACGCACCGCTTTTGAAATCAACCGTAAAGATTTCAACGAAAGCAATAACGACCAACAGTCAGTCATCTACAATTACAACGACGCTCAGTCAAACCGTAACATTCGAGTAGGGGTACTTCACAATTGGTCGGTTCGTTTCAACGAAAATCACTCGGTTGACTTCAAAAACTTATTTAATCAATTGAGCAATTCGAGTACGGTTAATCGTACAGGGCGCAATTTAGAATCAAACTTCTCTCCTGACAGTTATTCTTTCGACCAAGTATATCGCGGTATCTACACAGGGCAAATAACGGGTAATCACAAATTTAACAACAAGAAAACGTTGGTTGATTGGGTAGTTGGTTATAACAACGCCTATCGTGACCAGCCTGACTACCGCCGTTATCGTTCGGATATTGATGAGTCAAACGGACAGCGTACGCTTTATGTACCAGTAGGAACAGCGGCGGCTTTCTTCTTGGGACGTTTTTCTTCCGAAATGAGAGAGTCAGCGGTTACGGGTGGAGTGAATCTTACCCAAAAATTAGAACTTAAAAATGGTTCAGAAGTAGAATTCAAAGCAGGAACGTACTACGAGAGTAAAGAACGTGATTTCAAGGCACGTAACCTTGGATATGTTCGTACAAGTCGTACCAATCCAGAAATTTTAGGAGGCTCAATTGAGCAATTATTCCAGCCTGCGAATATCAATAACACTGACGGAATTCGCATTGACGAACAGACAAACAACAGTGATTCGTACAAAGCAAGCAACGACCTTCTTGCCTTCTACGGTTCGGCAAACGTGCCATTGGCCAAGAAATTGAACCTAATTGCAGGAGTACGCTACGAAGCAAATACCCAAAAATTATCCTCAGCCACCATCAATGGCGAACCCGTCAACGTAAGTTTTCCTGTCAATAAATTGTTGCCCTCTCTTAATCTTACGTACAATTTCTCAGAAAAAAGCCTCCTGAGAGCTGCCTACGGACGAACGCTTAACCGCCCTGAATTCCGCGAATTAGCGCCGTTTGCGTTCTATGATTTTGATTACAACATCGTTTACAAAGGAAACCCTGAGGTACAAACGGCCAACGTTGATAATTATGACCTTCGATATGAGTGGTATCCAACCCCTAACGAAGTGGTGAGTTTGGCAGGGTTCTACAAATATTTCACTAATCCGATTGAGGTGATTGTAGTTCCAGGAGCAGGTTCGGGTGGAGCAAAAACATTTACGTTTGCCAATGCTAAAAGCTCTGTTAGCTCAGGAATGGAACTAGAAGTTCGTAAGGGTTTAGCCTCATTTGGGTCGTCTCCTGTTTTGCAAAACATGAGCCTTTTGTTCAACGCTGCGCTTATTTTTAGCCGCATTAAATTAGGAACGTTGGGCTTGGGCCAATCAGACGACCGCCCACTTCAAGGCCAGTCGCCATATATTGTGAATGTGGGTCTTAACTACAACAATACCCAATCAGGTTTACAAGTAAATCTTTTATACAACGTAATTGGTCGCCGAATCTTCGCCGCTGGTTTTGAAGGTTATCCTGATATTTACGAAATGCCCCGCAATGTATTGGACATTACTTTCTCCAAAGAAGTCGGCAAGCGTTGGGTAGTTAAAGGAGGGGTAACTGACATTCTCAATCAGACGAATGTATTACTCCAAAACGGCAATGGCGACAAGAAGTTTGACCGTAAAAACGATCAGCTTATCCAAACGTACCGTCCAGGTAGAATGCTTCAATTCGGATTTTCGTATCGGATATTATAA
- a CDS encoding Ig-like domain repeat protein: MNLFRNTHVLRTIAMMLSAVFIFNACTKEEEIVPVPTITAGSAVSSKVGDVAKITATINAPGGLKTLTILKNGQTFESKAYTGETSISYSKDYTIESLPVGSTVVFTFQATDNKDQASTVATQVVTVSAVPAKQVVDVSGVLEGNINWTKDKIYKLKGFVRVGEDPKIDGTPTKTGTLTIQAGTVIIGERSSKATLVVQRGSKIIANGTADEPIVFTSERAIGEREAGDWGGLVICGKALNNLTTGGVKGVAELEGQYGAFHGGTDDADNSGSLKYVRVEYAGIPINPNQEVNSFTFGSVGSATTLEYLQASYGGDDSFEWFGGSVNAKYLIAYRGLDDDFDIDNGFRGNLQYGISLRGAAIADQSGSNGFEIDNDGSGTANTPVTAATLSNFTLIGPKQTNATQISVQYQNGMHLRRNAQVKIYNTFVTGFPNGIFIDPSGSVSTLKNAEEGKLVLNQVVVSGVKSWGSNNFGAGAGNPNGFAVRDVNTASTPVALANIGDKKPSDWFAAQTGNKILGDWTLTGLNENLFGAGRPTFTVGTAATETLTKGGATPTGSFFTATDFVGAFKDNDWTAKWSNFSSGTTDYSK, encoded by the coding sequence ATGAATTTGTTTAGAAACACACACGTTCTTCGTACAATAGCCATGATGCTATCGGCAGTGTTTATCTTCAATGCCTGTACAAAAGAAGAAGAAATCGTTCCTGTCCCAACCATTACCGCAGGAAGTGCTGTGAGTAGCAAGGTAGGGGATGTTGCCAAAATTACGGCTACTATTAATGCACCAGGTGGCTTAAAGACCCTGACAATTCTTAAAAATGGTCAGACATTTGAGAGCAAAGCCTACACAGGCGAAACCAGCATTTCGTATTCAAAAGACTATACGATTGAATCACTTCCAGTAGGTTCTACTGTGGTATTCACATTCCAAGCTACTGATAACAAAGACCAAGCTTCTACTGTCGCTACGCAGGTCGTTACCGTTTCAGCCGTACCTGCCAAACAAGTGGTGGACGTTTCGGGAGTTTTGGAAGGAAATATTAACTGGACAAAAGACAAAATCTATAAGTTGAAAGGTTTTGTTCGTGTTGGTGAAGATCCAAAAATTGACGGAACTCCTACTAAAACGGGCACCCTTACGATTCAAGCAGGGACAGTTATTATTGGGGAGCGTTCGTCAAAAGCGACTTTGGTTGTACAACGCGGAAGCAAAATCATTGCCAACGGAACTGCCGACGAGCCAATTGTATTCACTTCTGAGCGTGCAATTGGTGAGCGTGAAGCTGGTGACTGGGGTGGCTTAGTGATTTGCGGAAAAGCACTCAATAACCTTACTACTGGTGGAGTAAAAGGAGTAGCTGAATTGGAAGGTCAATACGGTGCTTTCCACGGCGGTACCGATGATGCCGACAACTCTGGTTCGTTGAAATACGTTCGTGTTGAATACGCTGGTATTCCAATCAACCCCAACCAAGAAGTGAACTCGTTCACCTTTGGTTCAGTGGGTTCAGCTACAACCTTAGAATATTTGCAAGCTTCATACGGTGGCGATGACTCATTTGAGTGGTTTGGCGGAAGTGTTAATGCCAAATACCTGATTGCTTACCGTGGACTTGATGATGATTTTGACATCGACAATGGTTTCCGTGGTAACTTACAGTACGGTATCAGTTTGCGTGGAGCGGCTATTGCTGACCAGTCAGGTTCAAACGGATTTGAAATTGATAACGACGGTAGCGGTACAGCCAATACGCCTGTCACTGCAGCTACCCTTTCAAACTTCACATTGATTGGGCCAAAACAAACAAATGCTACGCAGATAAGTGTTCAATACCAAAACGGTATGCACTTGCGTCGCAATGCCCAAGTAAAAATCTACAATACCTTTGTTACAGGCTTCCCTAACGGCATTTTCATTGACCCAAGTGGTTCGGTTTCTACTTTGAAAAATGCAGAAGAAGGTAAGTTAGTATTGAATCAGGTAGTAGTATCGGGTGTAAAAAGCTGGGGAAGCAATAACTTTGGCGCAGGCGCAGGCAACCCGAACGGATTTGCAGTACGTGACGTAAACACCGCTTCTACACCAGTTGCGTTGGCAAATATCGGAGATAAAAAACCATCAGACTGGTTTGCGGCTCAAACAGGCAACAAAATCCTTGGAGACTGGACGCTCACTGGACTTAACGAAAATCTCTTCGGAGCAGGGCGCCCTACATTTACAGTAGGTACTGCTGCAACTGAGACCCTCACTAAAGGCGGAGCGACACCTACAGGTTCGTTCTTCACAGCTACCGACTTTGTGGGAGCTTTCAAAGATAACGACTGGACAGCGAAGTGGTCTAACTTCTCTTCTGGTACAACAGACTACAGCAAATAA
- a CDS encoding DUF3500 domain-containing protein, protein MKPVFVFLFLLVGRILPPVFAQSSLSQQMRASAEAFFGSLSDEQKKEAYLAFDSDWRYDWNYTPRSRKGLPLKKMNEAQRKAAMHLLEVALSDAGKTKVNDIIALEYVLRQVEKRPENDTYRDPENYAFLVFGTPSPTQPWGWSVEGHHISLHFTLVGETIEFLPSFFGSNPALVLPGFIQEGKQVLKEEAEAAFTLLHSLTPAQLSKVVLSDRAPSDIVTTNTRRVMLEKREGLSWGDMTAPQQELFKKLLQVYFQRYHVTLKNQALKKLNQADLRSIVFCWMGDQEPVRGAGKGHYYRIHGPTFLIEYDNTQNNANHVHTVVRDLTNDWGEDLLKAHYEAGHRK, encoded by the coding sequence ATGAAGCCTGTTTTTGTTTTTCTCTTTCTACTCGTTGGCAGGATTCTCCCCCCTGTTTTCGCTCAGTCGTCGCTTAGCCAGCAGATGCGAGCCTCCGCCGAGGCGTTTTTTGGCAGCTTGTCAGATGAACAGAAAAAAGAAGCCTATTTAGCTTTCGATTCAGACTGGCGTTATGATTGGAACTACACCCCGCGCTCACGCAAGGGGCTTCCCCTCAAAAAGATGAACGAAGCCCAGCGAAAAGCCGCCATGCACTTGCTGGAAGTGGCTTTGAGCGACGCGGGAAAAACAAAAGTAAACGACATCATCGCATTGGAATACGTGCTGCGCCAAGTAGAAAAACGTCCCGAAAACGACACCTACCGCGACCCCGAGAATTACGCCTTTTTGGTGTTTGGTACGCCTTCTCCCACACAGCCTTGGGGATGGAGCGTAGAAGGTCACCATATCTCGCTGCATTTTACCCTCGTGGGGGAGACCATTGAGTTTTTACCCAGCTTTTTTGGGAGCAATCCTGCCCTTGTTTTGCCTGGTTTTATCCAAGAAGGAAAACAAGTACTGAAAGAAGAAGCCGAAGCGGCGTTTACCCTTTTACATTCATTGACCCCCGCACAACTTTCCAAAGTAGTACTTTCGGACAGAGCGCCCAGCGATATTGTCACGACTAACACACGGCGCGTCATGCTCGAAAAACGCGAAGGGCTATCTTGGGGAGACATGACCGCCCCGCAGCAGGAGCTTTTTAAAAAGTTACTTCAAGTATATTTTCAACGTTATCACGTTACGCTCAAAAATCAAGCCCTCAAGAAGCTCAACCAAGCCGATTTAAGGTCTATTGTCTTTTGTTGGATGGGTGACCAAGAGCCCGTCAGAGGTGCAGGGAAAGGACATTATTACCGCATTCACGGGCCTACGTTTTTGATAGAATACGATAACACCCAAAACAATGCCAATCACGTTCATACCGTCGTTCGCGATTTAACCAACGACTGGGGCGAAGACCTCCTCAAAGCCCACTACGAAGCAGGCCATCGGAAGTGA
- a CDS encoding S8 family serine peptidase produces MSNLFSKVLLVVGVWIMAFETVQSQNRYLVYFKDKSGTSYSTANPQQYLSARAIARRQRQHIAVSERDFPPNTSYIQSIKNLGAKVLYKTRWLNGVLVETNSTTLSQILALPFVRGIEGNGDIRNARVSTENRSNNKTDKWGTTTTEGYGFSENQVKMLCADSMHSAGYRGEGMLIGVLDGGFQNANQHPSLQPLFSENRVLSTFDFVDNETDVYDDHSHGTNVLSCMASYMPDTLIGTAYKASYVLLRTEDDATETKIEEAYWVFGAEYADSLGVDIINSSLGYSEFDNPAQNYTYSQMNGDVALSTRGADLAAQAGILVVVSAGNSGSSPWQYITAPADGDSVLAVGAVNPAGIRTSFSSIGPSADGRVKPDVAAQGSFVVVATPSGSYAYSQGTSFAAPLLAGMAAGFWQAHPNLTNVQVMNYLKQSGTQAQSPDYLLGYGIPNFKKADALASECAAQKCVPVTARIVK; encoded by the coding sequence ATGAGCAACCTTTTCAGCAAAGTTTTATTAGTAGTCGGTGTATGGATAATGGCTTTTGAAACAGTACAAAGCCAAAATCGTTACTTGGTTTATTTCAAAGACAAATCAGGAACGTCGTATTCTACGGCTAATCCACAGCAATACTTATCGGCGCGGGCCATTGCTCGTCGTCAGCGGCAGCACATTGCAGTTTCCGAACGCGATTTCCCCCCGAATACTTCGTACATTCAATCCATCAAAAATTTAGGAGCGAAGGTATTGTACAAAACGCGTTGGCTCAATGGTGTACTTGTTGAAACCAACAGCACCACACTTTCGCAAATTTTGGCTTTACCTTTTGTCAGAGGCATTGAAGGCAACGGTGATATTCGCAACGCGCGGGTATCGACTGAAAATCGTTCCAATAATAAAACAGACAAATGGGGGACGACCACAACCGAAGGATACGGTTTTTCGGAAAACCAAGTAAAAATGCTGTGTGCCGATAGTATGCACTCAGCGGGGTATCGGGGCGAAGGAATGCTCATTGGCGTACTTGATGGCGGATTTCAGAATGCCAACCAACACCCAAGTTTGCAGCCGTTGTTTAGCGAAAATCGGGTGCTTTCAACCTTTGATTTTGTGGATAACGAAACCGATGTCTATGACGACCATAGCCACGGCACCAATGTACTTTCGTGTATGGCAAGCTACATGCCCGACACCCTTATTGGGACTGCCTACAAAGCTTCATATGTGCTACTCCGCACCGAAGACGATGCCACCGAAACCAAGATAGAAGAGGCCTATTGGGTGTTTGGTGCAGAGTACGCCGACAGCCTTGGGGTGGACATCATCAATTCTTCGTTGGGCTACAGTGAGTTTGACAACCCTGCCCAAAACTATACCTATTCCCAAATGAACGGCGACGTGGCGCTCTCTACCCGTGGCGCTGATTTGGCCGCGCAAGCGGGTATTTTGGTCGTTGTTTCGGCTGGTAATTCAGGAAGTTCACCTTGGCAGTACATCACTGCGCCCGCTGATGGCGATTCGGTGCTGGCGGTAGGGGCCGTCAATCCAGCGGGGATTCGGACGAGTTTTAGCTCAATTGGCCCCTCTGCCGACGGGCGGGTGAAGCCCGATGTGGCCGCACAGGGGAGTTTTGTGGTCGTGGCTACGCCTAGCGGTAGTTATGCCTATAGCCAAGGGACGTCGTTTGCGGCACCGTTATTGGCAGGAATGGCAGCAGGTTTTTGGCAGGCGCATCCCAACCTAACCAACGTTCAGGTGATGAACTACCTCAAACAATCGGGTACGCAAGCCCAGTCGCCCGACTATCTGCTGGGTTATGGTATTCCTAATTTCAAAAAAGCGGATGCGCTTGCGAGCGAATGTGCTGCCCAAAAATGTGTACCTGTTACGGCTAGGATTGTTAAGTAG
- the ribH gene encoding 6,7-dimethyl-8-ribityllumazine synthase produces MSSADKNLSVFTTDGLPDITHKKFVIVVAEWNSEVTEALFQGAYKTLVDHGAQTQNILRANVPGSFELSFGSQVYAQKADVDAVIAIGCVIQGETKHNDYINHAVAHGLTDVALKYNKPVIFGVLTPNTLQQALDRAGGIHGNKGDEAAITAIKMLSLQ; encoded by the coding sequence ATGTCATCTGCTGATAAAAATCTGAGCGTTTTTACCACCGACGGTCTGCCTGACATCACCCACAAAAAGTTTGTGATTGTAGTAGCCGAGTGGAATTCGGAAGTAACCGAAGCTTTGTTTCAAGGAGCCTACAAAACGCTTGTTGACCACGGAGCGCAAACGCAAAATATCCTTCGTGCCAACGTTCCAGGAAGTTTTGAGCTTAGTTTTGGCTCACAAGTATATGCCCAAAAAGCCGACGTGGACGCCGTGATTGCCATTGGCTGCGTGATTCAGGGAGAAACCAAGCACAACGACTACATCAACCACGCCGTCGCGCATGGCCTCACCGACGTGGCCTTGAAGTACAACAAGCCCGTTATTTTTGGCGTCCTTACGCCCAATACCCTCCAACAAGCCCTCGACCGCGCGGGAGGCATCCACGGCAACAAAGGCGACGAAGCAGCTATCACAGCTATCAAAATGCTGAGTTTACAATAA